Proteins found in one Arthrobacter sp. U41 genomic segment:
- a CDS encoding carbohydrate kinase family protein gives MKPAAALSGIPEVIVVGEALIDVVHTGDGVTEHPGGSPANVAYGLARLDVSTGFLTSIGTDDRGLAISSHLTGAGVHILPGSQSAAATSTATATLADDGSATYSFDLVWQLAPVAPTYLPKLLHAGSIASFLAPGAAGVKSLLQHCADLSTVTYDPNIRPELLGSHHEARTIFEDLVPLTDVVKLSDEDAAWLYPRRSPEEAARHIRGLGTDLVVVTRGSEGSFLLTADTEISVPSVESVVADTIGAGDAYMAALILGLLTRGGEGLAPPILEQIARMASMAAAITVGRPGADLPSSVEMRARLVS, from the coding sequence ATGAAACCCGCTGCCGCGCTCTCCGGCATACCCGAGGTGATCGTTGTCGGCGAAGCACTCATCGACGTGGTCCACACAGGGGACGGCGTCACTGAGCACCCCGGGGGCTCACCTGCCAATGTGGCCTACGGACTCGCCCGTCTGGATGTGTCGACAGGGTTCCTGACCTCCATCGGCACGGATGACCGGGGTCTTGCCATCAGCAGCCACCTCACCGGCGCAGGTGTCCATATACTCCCAGGCTCCCAGTCCGCCGCCGCTACATCGACCGCCACCGCAACACTGGCCGACGACGGGTCCGCAACCTATTCCTTTGACCTCGTCTGGCAACTGGCCCCGGTTGCCCCGACGTACCTTCCCAAGCTCCTGCACGCCGGGTCGATCGCCAGCTTCCTCGCCCCGGGAGCCGCAGGCGTGAAGTCCCTCCTGCAGCACTGCGCAGACCTCAGCACTGTCACCTATGATCCCAACATCCGGCCCGAACTGCTCGGCAGCCATCACGAAGCCAGAACCATCTTCGAAGATCTCGTTCCCCTCACGGACGTCGTGAAACTCAGCGACGAGGACGCCGCATGGTTGTATCCGCGCAGGTCGCCGGAGGAGGCTGCCCGCCACATACGCGGACTCGGCACGGATCTGGTCGTAGTCACCCGCGGATCAGAAGGATCCTTCCTGCTCACCGCAGACACGGAAATAAGCGTCCCCTCCGTGGAATCCGTTGTCGCGGACACCATCGGTGCAGGGGATGCCTACATGGCGGCCCTCATCCTGGGGCTTCTGACCCGAGGAGGCGAGGGCCTGGCTCCGCCCATTCTCGAACAGATCGCCCGCATGGCATCCATGGCAGCCGCCATCACCGTGGGCCGCCCAGGAGCGGACCTACCCTCATCGGTGGAAATGCGGGCACGCCTGGTCAGCTGA
- a CDS encoding ABC transporter ATP-binding protein: MSPEHSTSSRPETGTEPLVQVRNLSKDYHLGSFPFRSTVRAVNDVSFDINHGEIVALVGESGSGKSTIARILARLEQPTGGQLIIDGQDIFSTERRRASMKYRSKVQMVFQDPFGSLNPAHRIEHFLTRPLQLHGENDSPKALKLKLRELMATVGLGEQMLDRYPHQLSGGQRQRVAIARALAVEPEIILADEPTSMLDVSVRIGILNLMRKLRDERGVSMLYITHDLASARYIADTTMVMCAGDLVEGGESIELMTAPHHPYTQLLLSAVPDARRTQTVRPPKRDATERNASRGTGERVTLSESHWALKVPESAA; encoded by the coding sequence ATGAGCCCCGAACACAGCACCTCATCCCGCCCCGAAACGGGGACCGAGCCCCTGGTCCAGGTACGCAACCTGAGCAAGGACTATCATCTGGGAAGCTTTCCCTTCCGTTCGACCGTACGCGCGGTAAACGACGTCTCCTTTGACATCAACCACGGCGAGATTGTGGCACTTGTCGGGGAATCCGGCAGCGGAAAAAGCACCATCGCCCGCATCCTCGCCCGCCTTGAGCAGCCCACAGGCGGACAACTCATCATTGACGGACAAGACATCTTTTCCACCGAACGGCGTCGGGCGTCAATGAAATACCGAAGCAAGGTCCAAATGGTCTTCCAGGACCCCTTCGGATCCCTCAACCCGGCACACCGCATCGAGCACTTCCTGACGCGTCCCCTACAGCTTCACGGAGAAAACGACAGCCCCAAGGCCCTCAAACTCAAACTGCGTGAACTAATGGCAACAGTCGGCCTGGGCGAGCAGATGCTGGACCGATACCCCCACCAGCTCTCCGGCGGACAACGGCAGCGCGTCGCCATCGCCAGAGCCCTGGCAGTGGAACCGGAAATTATACTGGCCGACGAACCCACGTCAATGCTCGACGTCTCGGTCCGCATCGGAATTCTCAATCTGATGCGCAAACTCCGCGATGAACGGGGGGTGTCCATGCTCTATATCACCCACGACCTCGCATCCGCACGCTACATCGCGGACACAACCATGGTGATGTGCGCCGGGGACCTGGTCGAGGGCGGTGAGAGCATCGAGCTGATGACCGCCCCCCATCACCCGTACACACAGTTGCTGCTCTCCGCCGTACCTGACGCCCGCAGGACCCAGACCGTCCGCCCGCCGAAGAGGGATGCCACGGAGCGGAACGCCAGCCGGGGCACCGGCGAACGTGTCACCCTCAGCGAATCCCATTGGGCGCTGAAAGTGCCGGAATCTGCCGCCTGA
- a CDS encoding ABC transporter ATP-binding protein, with the protein MQTLTEQDRGNIGSTAAAPVLSVKNLQVQYTAESGNVTAVDGVSFDIGAGEVFGLAGESGCGKSTIANAVMRLLQTPAKITAGSIELNGTNLLHLGEEELRRTRWRDVAMVFQSAMNSLNPVMTIGDQIVDVFTTHERMPKKAARKRAAELLKLVDISPDRLKSYPHQLSGGMRQRAVIAIALALKPSLLIMDEPTTALDVVVQQEIMHQIKELQHRLGFSILFITHDISLMVELSHRMAVMYAGKLVEVAPSKDMLDKPLHPYTNALMGAFPPLTGPRVELTGIPDAPPNIAHPPTGCRFHPRCPLAIDACTTVEPPLLPKAENHDAACLLVPEYVVPRERSRR; encoded by the coding sequence ATGCAAACCCTGACTGAACAGGACCGGGGAAACATCGGCAGTACCGCCGCCGCTCCCGTGCTGAGCGTGAAAAACCTGCAGGTCCAATACACGGCCGAAAGCGGAAACGTTACCGCCGTGGATGGAGTCAGCTTCGACATAGGCGCCGGAGAAGTGTTCGGCCTCGCCGGTGAATCAGGCTGCGGCAAGTCCACCATCGCAAACGCGGTCATGCGGCTCCTGCAGACCCCGGCAAAAATCACGGCCGGCTCCATCGAGCTCAACGGAACGAATCTCCTTCATCTGGGTGAAGAAGAACTGCGACGCACCCGCTGGCGCGACGTGGCCATGGTCTTCCAAAGCGCGATGAACTCCCTGAACCCCGTCATGACCATCGGAGATCAGATCGTCGATGTCTTCACCACACATGAACGGATGCCCAAGAAAGCGGCCCGCAAACGTGCCGCGGAGCTGCTGAAACTTGTCGACATCAGCCCCGACCGCCTCAAGTCCTACCCGCACCAGCTCTCCGGCGGAATGCGCCAGCGGGCCGTGATCGCGATCGCGCTGGCGCTCAAACCCTCCCTTCTCATCATGGACGAACCCACCACGGCCCTGGACGTGGTCGTTCAGCAGGAAATCATGCACCAGATTAAAGAACTTCAGCATCGGCTGGGGTTTTCCATTCTGTTCATCACCCACGACATCTCACTCATGGTCGAGCTCTCCCACCGCATGGCCGTGATGTATGCGGGAAAGCTGGTCGAGGTCGCTCCCTCCAAGGACATGCTGGACAAACCGCTTCACCCCTACACCAACGCCCTCATGGGAGCGTTCCCTCCGCTGACCGGCCCGAGAGTGGAGTTGACAGGCATCCCGGACGCCCCACCGAATATAGCCCACCCTCCCACCGGCTGCCGCTTCCACCCCCGGTGCCCGCTCGCCATCGACGCGTGCACCACCGTCGAGCCACCGCTCCTTCCAAAAGCCGAAAACCACGACGCAGCGTGCCTGCTCGTACCCGAATATGTTGTCCCCCGCGAAAGGTCACGCCGATGA
- a CDS encoding ABC transporter permease → MSLTDSTPTASTTAGNPTVQVPEPPVPGRLVHGGFVHGILTNKKALFGLAVLVVFALLALLAPLLAPGNPSDFGPEASLAPSANHLLGTTSKGQDVLALTLWGSRSSLTVGFIVGIAATFIGCLVGIASAYFGKAIDELLSLLTNIFLLIPGLPLLVVLAAFLPPGPATVVVVLVITGWAGSARVLRSQALSLRSKDFVAAAVVTGEKAWRIMFREILPNMASIVMSTLLGCVIYGIGAQAGLEFLGLGDTGSVSWGTNLYWANNDGALMTGDWWVLLPSGVAIAVVAFALALINYAVDEITNPRLRVEKKG, encoded by the coding sequence ATGTCACTCACAGACTCAACACCTACCGCGAGCACCACGGCCGGTAACCCCACCGTTCAAGTACCGGAACCTCCGGTCCCCGGACGCCTGGTCCACGGAGGGTTCGTCCACGGCATCCTCACGAACAAAAAGGCCCTCTTCGGACTGGCCGTCCTGGTCGTATTTGCCCTCCTGGCACTGCTGGCACCCCTCCTGGCACCGGGAAACCCCTCCGACTTCGGCCCCGAAGCATCCTTGGCGCCATCCGCGAACCACCTGCTCGGAACTACCTCCAAAGGCCAGGACGTGCTCGCCCTCACCCTGTGGGGATCGCGAAGCTCACTGACGGTCGGATTCATCGTAGGCATAGCGGCGACCTTCATCGGCTGTCTCGTCGGCATCGCCTCCGCGTACTTCGGCAAAGCCATCGACGAACTACTCTCGCTGCTGACCAACATTTTCCTGCTCATCCCCGGACTTCCACTCCTGGTGGTTCTCGCCGCATTCCTGCCGCCGGGCCCCGCCACCGTCGTCGTCGTCCTGGTCATCACCGGCTGGGCAGGCAGCGCCCGTGTGCTCCGCTCCCAGGCACTGTCCCTGCGCAGCAAGGACTTCGTCGCCGCCGCCGTGGTGACCGGTGAGAAAGCCTGGCGCATCATGTTCCGGGAAATCCTGCCCAACATGGCATCCATCGTCATGAGCACCCTGCTCGGCTGCGTCATTTACGGCATCGGCGCCCAGGCAGGCCTGGAGTTCCTGGGGCTCGGCGATACCGGGTCCGTCAGCTGGGGAACCAACCTCTATTGGGCAAACAACGACGGCGCCCTCATGACCGGCGACTGGTGGGTGCTCCTGCCCTCAGGCGTCGCCATCGCCGTCGTCGCATTCGCCCTGGCCCTGATCAACTACGCCGTCGATGAAATCACCAACCCCCGCCTGCGCGTGGAAAAGAAAGGCTGA
- a CDS encoding ABC transporter permease: MVFLLRRLGFYIIAFWACITLNFFLPRLMPGDPVSRMFSQVQSQMRPDQVDALRRLFGLDDRPLWEQYIAYIGNIFRGDMGISLSRFPAPVSEVIGAQIGWTLLLGGTSLVIAVILGNFLGILAAWRRGKFLDSVFPPLLIFVGSFPYFWLAMAALYLFGITLGWLPLSHAFSTGLSPAFSLEYIGDVAVHLILPALTIVLVSIGGWMLGMRNTMIATTAEDYITMARAKGLRPARIMFQYAARNAMLPSVTSFGMSLGFVVGGALLTETVFAYPGIGYQLLTSVQALDYPLTQGIFLTITAAVLAANFLVDIIYVRLDPRVRVS; encoded by the coding sequence ATGGTATTCCTCCTCCGCCGCCTGGGGTTCTACATCATCGCCTTCTGGGCCTGTATCACCTTGAATTTCTTCCTCCCGAGGCTGATGCCCGGGGACCCTGTCAGCAGAATGTTCTCCCAAGTCCAGTCTCAGATGCGCCCGGACCAGGTGGATGCGCTCCGGCGGCTCTTCGGCCTGGACGACCGGCCCCTATGGGAGCAGTACATCGCCTACATCGGCAACATTTTCCGTGGGGACATGGGCATCTCGCTGTCCCGGTTCCCCGCCCCCGTTTCGGAGGTGATTGGAGCACAGATCGGATGGACCCTCCTGCTCGGCGGCACCTCCCTGGTTATTGCCGTCATTCTGGGCAATTTCCTCGGCATTCTGGCAGCGTGGCGGCGCGGAAAGTTCCTGGATTCCGTCTTTCCTCCGCTGCTGATTTTCGTCGGATCATTTCCCTACTTTTGGCTGGCCATGGCCGCTCTCTATCTGTTCGGGATAACTCTGGGCTGGCTGCCTCTGAGCCATGCCTTCTCCACAGGGCTCAGCCCCGCGTTCTCACTCGAATACATCGGCGACGTAGCCGTTCACCTCATCCTCCCGGCCCTGACCATCGTCCTGGTCTCCATCGGCGGCTGGATGCTGGGGATGCGCAACACCATGATCGCCACCACCGCTGAGGACTACATCACGATGGCCCGGGCCAAGGGACTCCGTCCGGCACGGATCATGTTCCAGTACGCGGCACGCAACGCCATGCTGCCCTCCGTCACGTCGTTCGGCATGTCCCTTGGCTTCGTCGTCGGCGGCGCTCTCCTCACCGAAACCGTGTTCGCGTACCCGGGCATCGGCTACCAGCTCCTGACCTCCGTCCAGGCACTGGACTACCCGCTGACCCAAGGCATCTTCCTGACCATCACCGCCGCCGTGCTGGCAGCTAACTTCCTGGTCGACATCATTTACGTACGGCTGGACCCCCGGGTCCGGGTCAGCTAG
- a CDS encoding ABC transporter substrate-binding protein, which produces MTKQSVFEPLLIVNAVKGEPVPWLGTSWKADEDGMGVTFTLRDGVKWSDGQPLTADDVVYSFELQKEIQGGFDYLANVSAVDAHTVRFDFNKPYAPGLYEVGQQVIAPKHVWSQIADPAKATNDNPVGTGPYTQVSNFQAQSFEVEKNPNYWQPEKQQLTGIRMLAFAGNSGANLALQNGDVDWSDQFIPNVQKTFIDKDPAHRHFWYPTTGGTINWQLNTTKAPFNDPIVRKALSMAVDRDQVTSLGMSGYTHPADCTGLSDAYNSWRDQSIVDKCDWTKLNVDKANQMLDDAGYKKGTDGIRTLKDGKPFQFKFSVGSASSDWLSVGQIISKNMEKLGVKLEVNSPDWSQVVSGYTDGSFDSGIVWSNSGATPYEFYRGVMSQKVVVPVGEKANENYHRFGDPEATATLDKLAATADPAAQKTVVDTLQARFNDVAPVIPLFSSPEWGAYTDQRFTGWPSKDNPYATLSARSATTVLVLTSLKPAK; this is translated from the coding sequence ATGACTAAGCAGTCGGTCTTCGAGCCCCTGCTGATCGTCAACGCTGTCAAGGGGGAACCCGTACCTTGGCTCGGGACTTCCTGGAAAGCAGACGAAGACGGCATGGGCGTGACATTCACGCTCCGCGACGGGGTTAAATGGTCAGACGGACAGCCTCTGACAGCCGACGACGTTGTGTACAGCTTTGAACTCCAAAAAGAGATCCAAGGCGGATTCGACTACCTGGCCAACGTCTCCGCCGTCGACGCACACACAGTCCGCTTCGATTTCAACAAGCCCTACGCCCCCGGACTTTACGAAGTCGGCCAGCAGGTCATCGCCCCCAAGCATGTCTGGTCCCAGATCGCGGACCCGGCAAAGGCCACCAACGACAACCCGGTAGGCACCGGCCCCTACACACAGGTCTCCAATTTCCAGGCACAGTCATTCGAAGTGGAGAAGAACCCTAACTACTGGCAGCCGGAAAAACAGCAGCTCACCGGCATCAGGATGCTCGCATTCGCTGGCAACTCCGGAGCCAACCTCGCCCTGCAGAACGGTGACGTGGACTGGAGCGACCAGTTCATCCCCAACGTCCAGAAAACCTTTATCGACAAGGATCCGGCGCACCGGCACTTCTGGTACCCCACCACCGGAGGCACGATCAACTGGCAGCTGAACACCACCAAGGCACCCTTTAACGATCCAATCGTACGCAAAGCACTCAGCATGGCCGTGGACCGCGATCAGGTGACCAGCCTGGGCATGTCAGGCTACACCCATCCGGCCGACTGCACCGGCCTCAGCGACGCCTATAACAGCTGGCGCGACCAGAGCATCGTTGACAAGTGCGACTGGACGAAGCTGAACGTGGACAAAGCCAACCAGATGCTCGATGACGCCGGCTACAAAAAGGGAACCGACGGTATCCGCACCCTCAAGGACGGCAAGCCGTTCCAGTTCAAGTTCTCAGTCGGCTCGGCTTCCTCGGACTGGCTCTCCGTCGGCCAGATCATCTCCAAGAACATGGAAAAACTCGGCGTGAAGCTCGAGGTCAACTCCCCTGACTGGTCCCAGGTCGTCTCCGGCTACACGGACGGATCCTTCGACAGCGGCATCGTCTGGAGCAACAGCGGCGCGACGCCCTACGAGTTCTACCGCGGCGTAATGTCACAGAAGGTTGTTGTGCCGGTCGGCGAAAAGGCCAACGAAAACTACCACCGATTCGGTGACCCGGAAGCGACCGCAACGCTCGACAAGCTCGCGGCGACGGCGGACCCGGCAGCGCAGAAGACCGTCGTAGACACACTGCAGGCACGCTTCAATGACGTAGCCCCGGTGATCCCGCTGTTTTCCAGCCCGGAGTGGGGCGCCTACACCGACCAGCGATTCACGGGCTGGCCCAGCAAGGATAACCCGTATGCAACGCTCTCGGCCCGATCCGCCACCACTGTCCTGGTTCTGACCTCGCTCAAGCCGGCCAAGTAG
- a CDS encoding LacI family DNA-binding transcriptional regulator, translating into MMTNSRQAKVTMQDVANHVGVSRTTVSFVLSGGTGNGIPQETRDRVHRAVTELGYRPNAGARALAAKQTKLYGLITEIVIAPYAADIVRGAQEQAAREGKTLLIASTDGSSDADRKAIDTMLEHRVEGLIYATSWHRGVRLPAVADEVPTVLVHCFDEAANLHSVIPDEAQGGYAATMRLIGAGHDRIGLINLDPVIPAAIGRRAGYIRALEQSGIGLDEKLIINEDGEADQGYRAASSLLDGTRPPTAIFCATDRMAMGAYDAIKERGLRIGDDISVVGFDNQEVIATYLRPSLTTVALPFRQMGATGVGLLAKLAANRDLAPLQHIVECPLVERASVRLPVPAS; encoded by the coding sequence ATGATGACGAACTCACGGCAGGCCAAAGTGACGATGCAGGATGTCGCGAACCATGTTGGGGTCTCGCGGACGACTGTTTCGTTTGTCCTGAGTGGCGGAACGGGAAACGGAATTCCACAAGAAACCCGTGACCGCGTCCACCGTGCCGTGACCGAATTGGGCTACCGCCCGAATGCGGGAGCACGAGCGTTGGCAGCCAAGCAAACCAAGCTCTACGGGCTTATCACCGAAATCGTTATCGCGCCTTATGCTGCCGATATTGTCCGAGGCGCGCAGGAACAGGCCGCGCGGGAGGGCAAAACACTTCTGATCGCCAGCACCGACGGCAGCAGTGACGCCGACCGGAAGGCAATCGATACGATGCTCGAGCACCGTGTCGAGGGTCTGATCTACGCAACGAGCTGGCATAGGGGTGTGCGGTTGCCTGCTGTCGCAGACGAAGTGCCCACTGTCCTCGTTCACTGCTTTGACGAGGCAGCCAACCTCCATTCCGTCATTCCTGACGAGGCTCAGGGCGGCTACGCTGCCACCATGAGGCTCATCGGGGCCGGACACGACCGGATAGGGCTCATCAACCTTGATCCCGTCATACCAGCTGCTATCGGCCGCCGGGCCGGCTACATCCGCGCCCTCGAACAGTCAGGTATAGGGCTGGATGAGAAGTTGATCATCAACGAGGACGGTGAGGCCGACCAGGGTTACCGCGCGGCGTCCTCCCTCCTTGATGGCACCAGGCCCCCGACTGCGATCTTCTGCGCCACCGACCGTATGGCCATGGGCGCTTACGACGCCATCAAAGAACGTGGACTTCGTATTGGGGACGATATTTCCGTGGTTGGCTTCGACAACCAGGAAGTTATCGCCACCTATCTGCGGCCCAGCCTGACGACCGTTGCGCTGCCGTTCCGGCAAATGGGCGCTACGGGGGTCGGGCTGCTGGCCAAACTGGCTGCGAACCGCGATCTTGCCCCGCTCCAACACATTGTCGAATGCCCTCTGGTGGAGCGCGCATCCGTGCGCCTGCCCGTCCCGGCGTCCTGA
- a CDS encoding LacI family DNA-binding transcriptional regulator has product MATKVGIREVAKAAGVSITTVSHSLNDATSDRVNRKTQEHVRAVAKDLGYAPNRLASGLRNQRSQIIGLVSDQITTTPFAGAMIRGAQETAYQRGYLLMVLNSGLDNDLEKHEIQTLQQHQVDGIIYARMYHQGVTVPEELYGVPTVLLDAASADTSISSVVPDEIAAAETAVEILVAAGHTRIGMINNIDDIPATHGRLEGYRNALIRNGLPEDPRLVAAAVSDTVGGRQATAQLLSLPDRPTAMFCFNDRMAMGAYQSASAAGLRIPEDLSVVGMDNLELIADALWPGLTTVALPHYEMGCWAVTRLLDDIEKPGAPPGQKKLICPVIERGSVAPPP; this is encoded by the coding sequence ATGGCGACGAAGGTAGGAATCCGCGAAGTGGCGAAGGCTGCCGGCGTTTCAATAACTACGGTTTCCCATTCACTCAACGACGCCACCAGCGATCGCGTGAACCGCAAGACGCAAGAACACGTACGGGCGGTGGCCAAGGATCTTGGCTACGCCCCCAATCGCTTGGCGAGCGGACTGCGGAACCAGCGTTCGCAGATCATCGGCCTCGTCAGTGATCAAATCACCACCACGCCCTTTGCCGGGGCCATGATCCGCGGCGCCCAGGAGACGGCCTATCAGCGGGGCTACCTGCTGATGGTGCTCAATTCGGGGCTTGACAACGATCTTGAGAAACATGAAATCCAAACCCTGCAGCAACACCAGGTGGACGGGATCATTTACGCCCGGATGTACCACCAGGGCGTCACGGTTCCCGAGGAACTTTACGGAGTCCCCACCGTCCTGCTGGACGCGGCCTCCGCTGACACTTCGATCTCCTCGGTGGTCCCGGATGAAATCGCCGCCGCAGAAACTGCGGTGGAAATCCTGGTTGCTGCCGGGCATACGAGGATCGGGATGATTAACAATATTGACGACATCCCGGCCACGCACGGACGGCTGGAGGGCTACCGAAACGCCCTTATTCGCAACGGTCTGCCGGAGGATCCCCGGCTCGTCGCCGCCGCGGTCTCAGACACTGTCGGCGGCAGGCAGGCAACGGCACAACTGCTGTCTTTACCTGATCGGCCCACTGCCATGTTCTGCTTCAACGACCGCATGGCCATGGGCGCCTACCAGTCAGCTTCTGCCGCAGGCCTCCGCATCCCGGAAGACCTCTCCGTGGTGGGAATGGACAACCTCGAACTCATCGCAGATGCGCTGTGGCCAGGGCTGACCACCGTTGCCCTTCCGCACTACGAGATGGGGTGCTGGGCCGTTACCCGGCTCCTGGACGACATCGAAAAGCCGGGCGCGCCGCCGGGGCAGAAAAAACTCATCTGCCCCGTCATCGAACGGGGCTCGGTGGCACCGCCACCCTGA
- a CDS encoding sugar ABC transporter substrate-binding protein, translated as MNKRFTQILATSIAAAALVGSLGACSKGSSSSTTEGPKEITMWTHAAGNPAELAATQSIVDSYNKSSGAKAQIKVQAFPQESYNDSVVGAASAGKLPCIVDIDGPNVPNWAWAKYLAPLKLSADLSKNLPSTVAKWQGETYAVGYGDVALSMFARKSDLAAAGVRVATIEKPWTKDEFQDALTKLKALGKWDYPLDMGTAGTGEWLPYAYSPFLQSFGGDLINRKDYQSADGALNGDKAVEWAKWFRGLADQGFMATKSGKDSTQDFLNNKSGLLYTGSWAGDKARAALGDELVVMPTVDLGNGPKIGGASWQWGVTSGCNNTDAAMDYLSYSLKPENVAAVIKATGGIPATDEAAALIPAFAEGGANRIFMEFSREYAVLRPETPAYPFIATEYGKAVQDILAGADPKPALDKAVKAIDANIKSNGGYKN; from the coding sequence ATGAACAAACGATTCACACAGATCCTGGCCACCAGCATAGCTGCGGCGGCCCTCGTCGGCAGCCTGGGCGCCTGCAGCAAGGGCAGTTCCTCGTCCACAACCGAAGGCCCCAAAGAGATCACCATGTGGACGCACGCCGCCGGAAACCCGGCGGAACTGGCGGCGACCCAGTCGATCGTGGACTCCTATAACAAGAGCAGCGGTGCGAAGGCGCAGATCAAGGTGCAGGCTTTCCCGCAGGAGTCCTACAACGATTCCGTCGTTGGGGCCGCGTCAGCCGGGAAACTTCCCTGCATCGTGGATATTGACGGGCCCAACGTTCCCAACTGGGCGTGGGCCAAGTACCTGGCCCCACTCAAGCTCTCCGCGGACCTTTCCAAGAACCTTCCCAGCACGGTGGCCAAGTGGCAGGGCGAGACCTATGCGGTTGGATACGGCGACGTCGCTTTGTCCATGTTTGCCCGCAAATCTGATCTCGCTGCGGCGGGCGTCCGCGTCGCCACCATTGAGAAGCCATGGACAAAGGACGAGTTCCAGGACGCGCTGACCAAGCTCAAGGCTCTGGGCAAGTGGGATTACCCGCTGGACATGGGTACTGCCGGAACGGGTGAGTGGCTGCCCTATGCGTACTCGCCGTTCCTGCAGTCCTTCGGCGGGGACCTGATCAACCGCAAGGATTACCAGTCGGCTGACGGAGCCCTGAATGGTGACAAGGCTGTCGAATGGGCCAAGTGGTTCCGCGGTCTGGCGGACCAGGGCTTCATGGCGACGAAGAGCGGGAAAGATTCTACCCAGGACTTCCTGAACAACAAGAGCGGCCTTCTCTACACCGGTTCCTGGGCAGGGGACAAGGCCCGGGCCGCCCTGGGAGATGAGCTGGTGGTCATGCCCACGGTGGACCTGGGCAACGGTCCCAAGATCGGCGGAGCTTCCTGGCAGTGGGGCGTCACCAGCGGCTGCAACAATACGGATGCCGCGATGGACTACCTGTCCTATTCCCTGAAGCCGGAAAACGTGGCTGCCGTCATCAAGGCAACGGGAGGCATCCCCGCCACCGATGAAGCCGCGGCCCTGATTCCCGCGTTTGCCGAGGGCGGTGCCAACCGGATCTTCATGGAGTTCTCCCGCGAGTACGCGGTGTTGCGGCCTGAAACCCCGGCTTACCCGTTCATCGCCACCGAATACGGCAAGGCTGTCCAGGACATCCTGGCCGGCGCTGACCCCAAGCCGGCCCTGGATAAGGCGGTCAAGGCGATTGACGCCAACATCAAGTCCAACGGCGGCTACAAGAACTAG
- a CDS encoding carbohydrate ABC transporter permease — protein sequence MTTTHLPPTPGRRVAAPAPAAPPSKPHRRPRYLREQFSGWAMIAPAAVLLLAFVFLPAILGFGLAFTNARLVSPRPVEFVGTDNFVRLFTDPTFWRALLNVSYFAVVVVPVQSGLALAMALLINKKFRGVNFFRTLYFLPVVTSMVVVSLLWLFMYRKDGLINEFLSAASFGLIDGPDWLNDPATSMPAIIILSIWQAAGFHMIIWLAGLQSISGELYEAAQLDGASRWHQFRYVTWPGLKHTRTLILVTITIQALGLFDQVSVMTQGGPLDSTTTIIFEAVRSGFKQQETSYASAISLVFFVLVLLISAVQRYLTREKD from the coding sequence ATGACAACCACCCATCTTCCCCCTACTCCTGGCCGCCGCGTGGCGGCCCCGGCCCCGGCCGCACCGCCCAGCAAACCCCATCGCAGGCCGCGCTACCTGCGCGAGCAGTTCAGCGGGTGGGCAATGATCGCCCCGGCTGCGGTCCTCCTGCTCGCCTTCGTGTTCCTCCCGGCGATCCTGGGCTTCGGCCTGGCATTCACCAACGCCCGCCTTGTGTCGCCGCGGCCTGTTGAGTTTGTCGGTACGGACAATTTCGTCCGGCTCTTCACGGATCCCACGTTCTGGCGGGCACTGCTGAACGTCAGCTACTTCGCGGTTGTGGTGGTGCCCGTCCAGTCCGGCCTTGCCCTGGCGATGGCGCTGCTGATCAACAAGAAGTTCCGCGGGGTGAACTTCTTCCGCACCCTGTACTTCCTTCCCGTGGTGACGTCCATGGTGGTGGTGTCCCTGCTGTGGCTGTTCATGTACCGCAAGGACGGGCTAATCAATGAGTTCCTGTCCGCGGCCAGCTTCGGCCTGATCGACGGCCCGGACTGGCTCAACGATCCCGCCACATCCATGCCGGCCATCATCATCCTGTCGATCTGGCAGGCCGCCGGCTTCCACATGATCATCTGGCTCGCCGGCCTGCAAAGCATCTCCGGGGAACTGTACGAGGCGGCCCAGCTGGACGGGGCCAGCCGCTGGCACCAGTTCCGCTACGTGACCTGGCCGGGCCTCAAGCACACCCGCACCCTGATCCTGGTGACCATCACCATCCAGGCGCTCGGGCTCTTCGACCAGGTCAGCGTCATGACCCAGGGCGGGCCGCTCGATTCCACCACCACCATCATTTTCGAGGCGGTGCGCTCCGGCTTCAAGCAGCAGGAAACATCCTACGCCTCGGCCATCTCGCTCGTATTCTTCGTCCTGGTGCTGCTGATCTCCGCAGTGCAGCGCTACCTGACCCGAGAGAAGGACTGA